In the genome of Girardinichthys multiradiatus isolate DD_20200921_A chromosome 7, DD_fGirMul_XY1, whole genome shotgun sequence, one region contains:
- the LOC124870804 gene encoding gamma-crystallin M1-like: MGKIIFYEERNFQGRSYECMSDCSDITSYLGRCQSCRVESGCFMIYERPNYMGMQFFLRRGEYHDMQRMMSMGMMFDSIRSCRMIPQHRGQFRMKIYERENFSGQMYELMDDCDSIMDRYRMSDCMSCHVMDGHWLMYEQPHYRGRMMYLRPGEYRNFMNMGMSSMRFMSMRRITDMC; the protein is encoded by the exons ATGGGCAAG ATCATCTTCTATGAGGAGAGGAACTTCCAGGGTCGCTCCTATGAGTGCATGAGCGACTGTTCTGACATCACCTCCTACCTGGGCAGGTGCCAGTCTTGCAGGGTGGAGAGTGGCTGCTTCATGATCTATGAACGTCCCAACTATATGGGCATGCAGTTCTTCCTGAGGAGGGGAGAATACCATGACATGCAGCGCATGATGAGCATGGGCATGATGTTCGACTCCATCAGATCCTGCAGAATGATCCCCCAG CACAGAGGCCAGTTCAGGATGAAGATCTATGAGAGGGAGAACTTCAGCGGTCAGATGTATGAGCTGATGGATGACTGTGACTCGATCATGGACCGCTACCGCATGTCTGACTGCATGTCCTGCCACGTGATGGACGGTCACTGGCTGATGTACGAGCAGCCCCACTACAGAGGCAGGATGATgtacctgaggcctggagagtACAGGAACTTCATGAACATGGGCATGAGCAGCATGAGATTCATGAGCATGAGACGTATCACTGATATGTGTTAG